One Actinospica robiniae DSM 44927 genomic region harbors:
- a CDS encoding cell division protein SepF, translating into MVSSRRATAPHLVPVDDGERWYGEEAAGVGQRIATVRPRSFTDAKVIGEYFRAGVPVIMNLADLEESDAKRIVDFASGLIFSLRGGIERVAARVFLLTPAGLEIVDGADNPSQDPGFFNQG; encoded by the coding sequence ATGGTTTCGAGCCGCAGGGCTACGGCCCCGCATCTGGTCCCGGTCGACGATGGCGAGCGGTGGTACGGGGAGGAGGCTGCCGGGGTCGGCCAGCGGATCGCCACCGTGCGGCCGCGCAGTTTCACCGACGCCAAGGTGATCGGTGAGTACTTCCGGGCCGGCGTTCCCGTCATCATGAATCTCGCCGATCTGGAGGAGTCCGACGCCAAGCGGATCGTCGACTTCGCCTCCGGTCTGATCTTCTCGCTACGCGGTGGAATAGAGCGTGTGGCGGCCCGGGTGTTCTTGTTGACCCCGGCCGGCCTGGAGATCGTGGACGGCGCGGACAACCCGTCGCAGGATCCCGGCTTTTTCAACCAGGGCTGA
- a CDS encoding aminotransferase class I/II-fold pyridoxal phosphate-dependent enzyme: MSEQSAWWERYKLAGSGASEIVFGVETAVTAGLLAPGESLPPVRELAGHLHVNPNTVASAYRTLRDRGTVETRGRAGTRVRERPGTSNRMRSYELPEGVRDLTSGEPAPRLLPRLKPPASIDVSGYRYAPVEPDLEEQLRRRVGRLFEGAGTDDTGGAAAGVGADAAESAESAELLGTSRMLAVFGSLDGIERLLATHTRPGDKIAVEDPAWGNMLDLAAARGLTVVPMRMDDEGPDPTDLRAALGAGVNAVVVTTRAQNPYGAVVSARRASALRTVLATHPEVLTIDDDHGADLTSGVPHLLCGATRQWAYLYSASKAYGPDMRIAALIGDADTTDRVAGQLRHSSRRVPGVMQLLWAQALADRGNDAVLAEAASVYAENRKTLISELAARGVAAHGESGLSVWIPVPDETAAATGLLARGWAVAPGSWYRVRSGPGIRVTVATMHLEEMAALAEAVASTLNRGKGVRPDARAAESV; this comes from the coding sequence GTGTCAGAACAATCTGCGTGGTGGGAACGCTACAAGCTCGCCGGGTCCGGGGCAAGCGAGATCGTCTTCGGCGTCGAGACGGCCGTGACGGCCGGCCTGCTCGCGCCCGGCGAATCCCTGCCGCCGGTGCGCGAACTGGCCGGGCATCTGCACGTCAACCCGAACACGGTCGCCTCCGCGTATCGCACCCTGCGCGACCGGGGCACGGTGGAGACGCGCGGCCGGGCCGGCACGCGCGTGCGCGAGCGGCCGGGCACCAGCAACCGGATGCGCTCGTACGAGCTGCCCGAGGGAGTGCGGGACCTGACGTCCGGCGAGCCGGCGCCGCGCCTGCTCCCACGGCTCAAGCCCCCGGCCAGCATCGACGTGTCCGGATACCGCTACGCCCCGGTCGAGCCGGACCTCGAGGAGCAGCTGCGGCGGCGGGTGGGCCGGCTCTTCGAGGGCGCGGGTACGGACGACACGGGCGGCGCGGCGGCGGGGGTGGGCGCGGACGCGGCTGAATCGGCCGAGTCGGCCGAGTTGCTCGGCACCTCCCGCATGCTCGCGGTCTTCGGCTCGCTCGACGGCATCGAGCGCCTGCTGGCCACGCACACCCGCCCCGGCGACAAGATCGCCGTGGAGGATCCGGCCTGGGGCAACATGCTCGACCTGGCCGCCGCGCGCGGGCTCACGGTCGTACCGATGCGCATGGACGACGAGGGCCCCGATCCGACCGATCTGCGAGCAGCGCTCGGGGCCGGCGTGAACGCGGTGGTGGTCACCACGCGGGCGCAGAATCCGTACGGCGCCGTCGTCTCGGCCCGCCGCGCGAGCGCGCTGCGCACGGTCCTCGCGACGCACCCGGAAGTGCTCACGATCGACGACGACCACGGGGCCGACCTCACGTCCGGCGTCCCACACCTGCTCTGCGGCGCGACGCGGCAGTGGGCTTATCTGTATTCGGCCTCGAAGGCGTACGGCCCGGACATGCGCATCGCCGCGCTGATAGGGGACGCCGACACGACCGACCGCGTCGCCGGGCAGCTCCGGCACAGCTCACGCCGCGTCCCCGGGGTGATGCAGCTGCTGTGGGCGCAGGCGCTGGCCGACCGAGGCAACGACGCGGTGCTGGCCGAGGCCGCGTCGGTCTACGCCGAGAATCGCAAGACGCTGATCAGTGAGCTGGCCGCGCGCGGGGTCGCGGCGCACGGTGAGAGCGGTCTGAGCGTGTGGATCCCGGTGCCGGACGAGACGGCCGCCGCCACCGGCCTGCTCGCGCGTGGCTGGGCAGTGGCGCCGGGCTCCTGGTACCGCGTGCGCAGCGGGCCGGGCATCCGCGTGACGGTGGCGACGATGCACCTGGAGGAGATGGCGGCGCTGGCCGAGGCGGTGGCCTCCACGCTGAACCGGGGGAAGGGGGTGCGGCCGGACGCGCGCGCGGCGGAGTCGGTCTGA
- a CDS encoding pyridoxamine 5'-phosphate oxidase family protein → MMTQATPSYVPTELTVPRRYRDRAAYDKQAVHAVLDEALHCTIAFLRDGRPMNLPTLHARVGETVYVHGSTGGRFALLDGEPISISVTLLDALVLARSWMHHSLGYRSVVAIGEARVVQDEDERYAAMAALVDKLYLGRTADSRPPTAKELAATAIVALDLEAVSLKHRGDHVADDEADLEGSPYWAGSIAVRTVRGEAVPAPDLDPAVPLPAGLR, encoded by the coding sequence ATCATGACGCAAGCCACGCCATCGTACGTTCCGACGGAACTGACTGTGCCCAGGCGTTACCGCGACCGCGCCGCCTATGACAAACAAGCCGTGCACGCCGTCCTCGACGAGGCGCTGCACTGCACCATCGCCTTTCTGCGCGACGGACGCCCGATGAACCTGCCGACCCTGCACGCGCGCGTGGGCGAGACCGTCTACGTGCACGGATCCACCGGCGGCCGCTTCGCGCTGCTGGACGGCGAGCCGATCAGCATCAGCGTGACCCTGCTCGACGCCCTCGTGCTCGCGCGCTCCTGGATGCACCACTCACTCGGCTACCGCAGCGTCGTCGCCATCGGCGAGGCACGGGTGGTGCAGGACGAGGACGAGCGCTACGCCGCGATGGCCGCCCTGGTGGACAAGCTCTACCTCGGCCGGACCGCCGATTCGCGGCCGCCGACGGCCAAGGAGCTGGCCGCGACCGCCATCGTCGCGCTGGATCTGGAAGCGGTCTCGCTCAAGCACCGCGGCGACCACGTCGCCGACGACGAGGCCGATCTCGAGGGCAGCCCGTACTGGGCCGGTTCGATCGCCGTGCGCACCGTGCGCGGCGAAGCGGTGCCGGCGCCGGACCTCGACCCGGCCGTCCCGCTTCCGGCGGGTCTGCGCTGA
- a CDS encoding WXG100 family type VII secretion target yields MGGFNQQSVDSNGGVAWAKQVADSMETDALDQQIQSYQQAAAQLQKVQATLQNVKNNLAASWTGDAADQAQTSFQASIDHAVQAHDTIQAVVPPLQNAKAAQVEFVTTMKGIQSEKSVPSNSVGDEASHFFFGTPLPSEVAQTHNTAVRTETANALNKLSSSYEQSAGEMHLAVSGGGDPGSAGGTYDPGVAGGSSGNGEAGAYGQRVGGGGGTVEAGFVPPPGNGTSTATIGNPSPTVTASLNPDPIPVPVGTPPGEGEPFPTEPEPELSPVGGGAELITDELGGNNSTGNMAVDSPEEENRRFNSKAGVFDEEGFSDGELTGGRGTGTKLRSGAGVLDEEESTGRSSRGGVIGEGEVENPEAMGMGGGRGGGGRGMGGESEEELSSKYSRGRYFDGELEEGERPSLSPVRSAFENATDGEGNKVNMMGGRRGSAGEDEEEERGKRPKYLTEDEFWGGAQRVVPPVIQ; encoded by the coding sequence ATGGGCGGCTTCAACCAGCAGTCGGTGGACTCGAACGGCGGCGTGGCCTGGGCCAAGCAGGTCGCGGACAGCATGGAGACCGACGCGCTCGACCAGCAGATCCAGAGCTACCAGCAGGCGGCTGCGCAGCTGCAGAAGGTCCAGGCGACCCTGCAGAACGTGAAGAACAACCTGGCCGCCTCCTGGACCGGAGACGCCGCGGACCAGGCGCAGACCTCGTTCCAGGCCTCGATCGACCACGCGGTCCAAGCGCACGACACCATCCAGGCCGTGGTGCCGCCGCTGCAGAACGCGAAGGCCGCCCAGGTCGAGTTCGTCACCACGATGAAGGGCATCCAGAGCGAGAAGTCGGTGCCCTCGAACTCGGTCGGCGACGAGGCCAGCCACTTCTTCTTCGGCACCCCGCTGCCCTCGGAGGTGGCGCAGACGCACAACACCGCCGTGCGCACCGAGACGGCGAACGCGCTGAACAAGCTCTCGAGCTCGTACGAGCAGTCCGCCGGCGAGATGCACCTGGCCGTCTCGGGCGGCGGCGACCCCGGCTCGGCCGGCGGGACCTACGACCCGGGCGTGGCCGGCGGCAGCTCCGGCAACGGGGAGGCCGGCGCCTACGGCCAGCGGGTCGGCGGCGGCGGTGGGACGGTGGAGGCCGGCTTCGTGCCGCCGCCCGGCAACGGCACCTCCACCGCGACCATCGGCAACCCGTCCCCGACCGTCACCGCCTCGCTGAACCCCGACCCGATCCCGGTGCCGGTGGGCACCCCGCCCGGCGAGGGCGAGCCGTTCCCGACCGAGCCCGAGCCGGAGCTCTCTCCGGTCGGTGGCGGCGCGGAATTGATCACGGACGAGCTCGGCGGGAACAACTCCACCGGGAACATGGCCGTCGACTCGCCGGAGGAGGAGAACCGGCGCTTCAACTCGAAGGCCGGCGTGTTCGACGAGGAAGGCTTCAGCGACGGCGAGCTCACCGGCGGCCGGGGCACCGGCACGAAGCTGCGCTCGGGGGCCGGCGTTCTGGACGAGGAAGAGAGCACCGGCCGCTCCTCCCGCGGCGGCGTGATCGGCGAGGGAGAGGTCGAGAACCCCGAGGCGATGGGCATGGGCGGCGGCCGCGGGGGCGGCGGCCGTGGCATGGGCGGCGAGAGCGAGGAGGAACTGTCCTCCAAGTACTCGCGCGGCCGCTACTTCGACGGCGAGCTGGAGGAGGGCGAGCGTCCCTCGCTCTCCCCGGTCCGGTCGGCGTTCGAGAACGCCACCGACGGCGAGGGCAACAAGGTGAACATGATGGGCGGCCGCCGCGGCAGCGCCGGCGAGGACGAGGAAGAAGAGCGCGGCAAGCGGCCCAAGTACCTGACCGAGGACGAGTTCTGGGGCGGCGCGCAGCGGGTCGTCCCGCCGGTCATCCAGTAG
- a CDS encoding chaplin — MHHSTKRRVVLGMTTGGLLLTGVGMSVAQADASAEGGAAHSPGLLSGNLVQAPVDAPINVCGNVIDVIGAFDTAAGNHCGNAGAPGGNASSAHGAAKDSPGAVSGNLVQAPIDVPVNICGNSASGVGVGDAAFDNTCSNGGGHGSNGASAHGGSHSSPGLGSGNTVQLPISTPLNVCGNSASGVGVGDAAFDNTCSNGGSVRPPSPPVSPPRTLAPPTCGCHPTPTPTSTTPTAPSTPSSPATPTAPWTPSAPATPSAPGKVPPTGGTHGSTGPTGTHGGTLAQTGVGTGTVMAPFGAGVLGGGGLLVRKLARRYGS; from the coding sequence ATGCACCACTCGACGAAACGGCGCGTCGTGCTCGGCATGACCACCGGCGGGCTGCTGCTCACCGGCGTCGGCATGAGCGTGGCCCAGGCCGACGCCTCGGCCGAGGGCGGCGCCGCGCACTCGCCCGGCCTGCTGTCCGGCAACCTGGTCCAGGCCCCGGTCGACGCCCCGATCAACGTCTGCGGCAACGTCATCGACGTGATCGGCGCGTTCGACACGGCGGCCGGGAACCACTGCGGCAACGCGGGCGCGCCGGGTGGGAACGCGTCGAGCGCGCACGGTGCGGCGAAGGACTCACCCGGCGCCGTCTCGGGCAACCTGGTCCAGGCCCCGATCGACGTCCCCGTCAACATCTGCGGCAACTCCGCCAGCGGTGTCGGCGTGGGTGACGCGGCGTTCGACAACACGTGCTCGAACGGCGGCGGCCACGGCTCGAACGGCGCGAGCGCGCACGGCGGCTCACACAGCTCGCCCGGCCTGGGCTCCGGGAACACCGTCCAGCTGCCCATCAGCACGCCGCTCAACGTCTGCGGCAACTCCGCCAGCGGTGTCGGCGTGGGTGACGCGGCGTTCGACAACACCTGCTCCAACGGCGGCTCGGTGCGTCCGCCCTCCCCGCCGGTGAGTCCGCCGCGCACCCTGGCCCCGCCGACGTGCGGCTGCCACCCGACGCCGACGCCGACCTCGACGACGCCGACCGCGCCGAGCACACCGTCCTCGCCGGCGACGCCGACGGCGCCGTGGACCCCGAGCGCGCCGGCCACTCCGAGCGCTCCCGGCAAGGTCCCCCCGACGGGTGGCACGCACGGCTCGACCGGCCCGACCGGCACGCACGGCGGCACCCTGGCGCAGACCGGCGTCGGCACGGGCACCGTCATGGCCCCGTTCGGCGCGGGCGTGCTCGGCGGCGGTGGTCTGCTGGTCCGCAAGCTGGCACGTCGCTACGGCAGCTGA
- a CDS encoding chaplin has protein sequence MNVKKITALAGVTGALVVGGAGAAMADTSAQGFAADSPGLLSGNNVQAPLHIPVNVTGNTISVIGLLNSAFGNTSWN, from the coding sequence ATGAACGTCAAGAAGATCACCGCGCTGGCCGGCGTGACCGGCGCCCTCGTCGTCGGCGGCGCGGGGGCGGCCATGGCCGACACCTCCGCCCAAGGCTTCGCCGCGGATTCCCCCGGGCTGCTGTCCGGCAACAACGTGCAGGCGCCGCTGCACATCCCGGTCAACGTCACCGGCAACACCATCTCCGTCATCGGCCTGCTGAACTCCGCCTTCGGCAATACGAGCTGGAACTGA
- a CDS encoding DEAD/DEAH box helicase, producing the protein MDYFAEPTRRWLSGAFAQPTAAQLGAWREIHAGHNALVVAPTGSGKTLAAFLAALDRLAYGPGPEDPKLRCRVLYVSPLKALGVDVERNLRAPLAGLRQEAMRAGLPEPDVRVAVRTGDTPADERRRFSTKPPDILITTPESLFLLLTSQAREALAGIETVIVDEVHAIAGTKRGAHLALSLERLDLLLPRPAQRIGLSATVRPPEEIAAWLGGPRPAVVVAPPSQKTFDLQVVVPVEDMAELASLEDDSVPADQRGRRQASIWPHVEQRVADLIEQHTSTLVFANSRRLAERLCNRLNEIYFEQLSATEAESGPPADTSAATDPEDSAQEEPADFAVAPVAAAPSGFARPPIRPPAELMGQAGQVSGAPPLLARAHHGSVSKEQRAEVEEALKAGRLPAVVATSSLELGIDMGAVDLVVQVESPPSVASGLQRVGRAGHQVGAVSRGVIFPKFRGDLLQSAVVAERMRGGLIEAVHAVRNPLDVLAQQIVAMVALDSWQTTDLLAAVRRAAPFTTLAESVFEAVLDMLAGRYPSDEFAELRPRLVWDREAGQVQARPGAQRLAVTSGGTIPDRGLYGVFLVGDQKQARRVGELDEEMVYESRVGDVFTLGTSSWRIEEITHDRVLVSPAPGQPGRLPFWHGDALGRPLELGRALGAFTRELGGLEPEQAQDRLREAGLDDWAASNLLAYLTEQREATGQVPDDRTIVVERFHDELGDWRLVIHSPFGAQVHAPWALAIGARLRALHGMDAQVMHADDGIVLRIPDADWDEDAATARPEAALARFAAEEIEQLVTDEVGGSALFAARFRECAGRALLLPRRRPNARVPLWQQRQRAAHLLSVASKYASFPIVLETVRECLQDVFDLPGLVELLGDIESRRVRIVEVETPSPSPFAKSLLFGYIAQFLYEGDSPLAERRAAALAVDPSLLAELLGQPELRDLFDNEIIDRLEAELQHLTEERHARDAEDAADLLRLLGPLSTEEAARRGIDASWLAELERSRRAIRVRIAGEERWAAIEDAGRLRDALGAPLPVGVPEAFTEPVADPLGDLLARYARTHAPFPIEQAAVHFGLGVAVVLATLERLAAQQRVVRGGFRPDTTGEQWCDARVLRRLRRRTVAALREQAEPVAPAALARLLPAWQGATAGARLRGVDGVLRAVEQLAGYPVPASALERLILPARVADYQPAMLDELTSGGEVAWTGTGALAVDDGWVSLAPAAIAPAVLPEPLPVDGFGPLHRAVLEELAHENALFFRGLMTRLGQSGVEAEPTAVLDALWDLLWAGHLTNDTLAPMRSLLGAGKTAHRAKRPTPRGRYASLRLSAPLPSAEQALTTVQAARSVGRWSRTRRLGTGAAPSAAAAPAELTPAQVAQVAQLQAEVLLDRYGLVTRGSVAAERGGSGALGNFSAAYRVLSAFEEVGRVRRGYFVDGLGAAQFAADGVVDRLRTEPKHVAGLGPDGRESAFDCVAPGADPLADADAWSNGTSVYPYPSPGPNGSHGYGGGPGQGTGRAKDRPETLVLAATDPANAYGAAVDWPQRPEVESGRAGHRPGRKAGALVVLHEGDLVWYVERGGRTVLTFQRSRELLEAGAQALATTVKTGRVGALTIGAIDGVPVLSEGGVGSAGSNAPGPAALLKAGFTLTPQGLRLRG; encoded by the coding sequence ATGGACTACTTCGCCGAGCCGACACGCCGCTGGTTGAGCGGTGCCTTCGCGCAGCCCACGGCTGCGCAGCTCGGCGCGTGGCGAGAGATCCACGCCGGGCACAACGCGCTGGTCGTCGCCCCCACCGGGTCGGGCAAGACCTTGGCCGCGTTCCTGGCCGCGCTCGATCGGCTCGCCTACGGCCCGGGGCCCGAGGATCCGAAGCTGCGCTGCCGGGTGCTCTACGTCTCGCCGCTCAAGGCGCTCGGCGTGGACGTCGAGCGCAACCTGCGCGCGCCCCTGGCCGGGTTGCGGCAGGAGGCGATGCGGGCCGGCCTGCCCGAGCCCGACGTGCGGGTGGCCGTGCGCACCGGGGACACGCCGGCCGACGAGCGCCGGCGGTTCAGCACCAAGCCGCCGGACATCCTGATCACCACGCCCGAGTCGCTGTTCCTGCTGCTCACCTCGCAGGCGCGGGAGGCGCTGGCCGGGATCGAGACGGTGATCGTGGACGAGGTGCACGCCATCGCCGGCACCAAGCGCGGCGCCCACCTCGCGCTCAGCCTCGAGCGGCTCGACCTGCTGCTGCCGCGGCCGGCCCAGCGCATCGGCCTGTCCGCGACGGTCCGTCCGCCGGAGGAGATCGCCGCGTGGCTCGGCGGCCCCCGCCCCGCCGTCGTCGTGGCGCCGCCGTCGCAGAAGACCTTCGATCTGCAGGTCGTCGTCCCGGTGGAGGACATGGCCGAGCTCGCCTCGCTGGAGGACGACTCCGTCCCCGCGGACCAGCGCGGCCGCAGGCAGGCCTCGATCTGGCCGCACGTCGAGCAGCGCGTCGCCGACCTGATCGAGCAGCACACCTCGACCCTCGTCTTCGCCAACTCGCGCCGGCTGGCCGAGCGGCTGTGCAACCGCCTCAACGAGATCTACTTCGAGCAGCTCAGCGCGACGGAGGCCGAGTCCGGCCCGCCCGCCGACACGTCCGCCGCGACCGACCCGGAGGATTCGGCGCAGGAGGAGCCCGCCGACTTCGCCGTAGCTCCCGTCGCGGCGGCGCCGTCCGGCTTCGCTCGGCCGCCGATCCGCCCTCCGGCCGAGCTCATGGGCCAGGCCGGCCAGGTCAGCGGCGCTCCCCCGCTGCTCGCCCGCGCCCACCACGGTTCCGTCTCGAAAGAGCAGCGGGCCGAGGTCGAGGAGGCGCTCAAGGCCGGCCGGCTGCCCGCCGTCGTCGCCACCTCCAGCCTCGAGCTCGGCATCGACATGGGCGCGGTCGACCTCGTCGTGCAGGTCGAGTCCCCGCCCTCGGTCGCCTCCGGGCTGCAGCGGGTGGGCCGGGCCGGGCACCAGGTCGGCGCGGTCAGCCGCGGCGTGATCTTCCCCAAGTTCCGCGGCGACCTGCTCCAGTCCGCGGTCGTGGCCGAGCGGATGCGGGGCGGGCTGATCGAGGCCGTACACGCCGTGCGCAACCCGCTCGACGTGCTGGCCCAGCAGATCGTGGCCATGGTCGCGCTCGATTCGTGGCAGACCACCGACCTGCTCGCCGCGGTGCGCCGGGCCGCGCCGTTCACCACGCTGGCCGAGTCGGTGTTCGAGGCCGTACTCGACATGCTGGCCGGCCGCTATCCGAGCGACGAGTTCGCCGAGCTGCGCCCGCGTCTGGTGTGGGACCGGGAGGCCGGGCAGGTCCAGGCCCGGCCCGGGGCGCAGCGGCTGGCCGTCACCTCCGGCGGCACCATCCCGGACCGCGGCCTGTACGGCGTGTTCCTGGTGGGCGATCAGAAGCAGGCCCGCCGGGTCGGCGAGCTCGACGAGGAGATGGTGTACGAGTCGCGGGTGGGCGACGTGTTCACCCTCGGCACCAGCTCCTGGCGGATCGAGGAGATCACCCACGACCGCGTCCTGGTCTCGCCGGCGCCGGGCCAGCCCGGGCGGCTGCCGTTCTGGCACGGCGACGCGCTCGGACGGCCGCTCGAGCTCGGCCGCGCGCTCGGCGCCTTCACCCGGGAGCTCGGCGGCCTCGAACCGGAGCAGGCGCAGGACCGGCTGCGCGAGGCAGGGCTCGATGACTGGGCCGCGAGCAACCTGCTGGCGTATCTGACCGAGCAGCGCGAGGCGACCGGCCAGGTGCCGGACGACCGCACCATCGTGGTCGAACGCTTCCACGACGAGCTCGGGGACTGGCGGCTGGTCATCCACTCCCCCTTCGGCGCACAGGTGCACGCGCCCTGGGCGCTGGCGATCGGGGCCAGGCTGCGGGCCCTGCACGGCATGGACGCGCAGGTCATGCACGCGGACGACGGCATAGTGCTGCGCATCCCGGACGCCGACTGGGACGAGGACGCCGCCACCGCCCGGCCGGAGGCCGCGCTCGCCCGCTTCGCCGCGGAGGAGATCGAGCAGCTGGTCACCGACGAGGTGGGCGGCTCGGCGCTGTTCGCCGCGCGCTTCCGCGAGTGCGCGGGCCGCGCGCTGCTGCTGCCGCGCCGCCGGCCGAACGCCCGGGTGCCGCTGTGGCAGCAGCGGCAGCGGGCCGCGCACCTGCTCTCGGTGGCGAGCAAGTACGCCTCGTTCCCGATCGTGCTCGAGACCGTCCGCGAGTGCCTGCAGGACGTCTTCGACCTGCCGGGGCTGGTCGAACTGCTCGGCGACATCGAGTCCCGACGGGTGCGGATCGTGGAGGTCGAGACGCCCTCGCCCTCGCCTTTCGCCAAGTCGCTGCTGTTCGGCTACATCGCGCAGTTCCTCTACGAGGGGGACTCGCCGCTGGCCGAGCGCAGGGCCGCGGCGCTCGCGGTCGACCCGTCGCTGCTGGCCGAGCTGCTCGGCCAGCCGGAGCTGCGGGACCTGTTCGACAACGAGATCATCGACCGGCTCGAGGCCGAGCTTCAGCACCTGACCGAGGAGCGGCACGCCCGGGACGCCGAGGACGCGGCGGACCTGCTGCGGCTGCTCGGTCCGCTGTCCACCGAGGAGGCGGCGCGGCGCGGGATCGACGCGTCCTGGCTGGCCGAGTTGGAGCGGTCCCGCCGGGCGATCAGGGTCCGGATCGCGGGTGAGGAGCGCTGGGCCGCGATCGAGGACGCGGGCCGGCTGCGCGACGCACTCGGGGCCCCGTTGCCCGTCGGCGTGCCGGAGGCCTTCACCGAGCCGGTGGCCGATCCACTCGGCGATCTGCTGGCGAGGTACGCGCGCACCCATGCGCCGTTCCCGATCGAGCAGGCGGCGGTGCACTTCGGTCTCGGCGTAGCGGTCGTGCTCGCCACCTTGGAGCGGCTGGCCGCTCAGCAGCGGGTGGTACGCGGCGGCTTCCGTCCGGACACCACCGGCGAGCAGTGGTGTGACGCCAGGGTGCTGCGAAGGCTGCGCCGACGCACCGTCGCAGCACTGCGCGAACAGGCCGAACCGGTGGCGCCGGCGGCGCTGGCGCGCTTGCTCCCCGCCTGGCAGGGCGCGACGGCGGGTGCGCGTCTGCGTGGCGTGGACGGCGTGCTGCGCGCGGTCGAACAGTTGGCCGGGTATCCGGTCCCGGCCTCGGCACTCGAACGGCTGATCCTCCCGGCCCGAGTCGCGGACTACCAGCCGGCCATGCTGGACGAGCTGACCTCAGGCGGCGAGGTGGCTTGGACCGGCACCGGCGCGCTGGCCGTGGACGACGGCTGGGTATCGCTGGCCCCTGCGGCCATCGCCCCGGCGGTGCTGCCCGAGCCGTTGCCGGTGGACGGTTTCGGTCCGTTGCACCGGGCAGTCCTGGAAGAACTCGCGCATGAGAACGCACTGTTCTTCCGCGGGCTGATGACCCGGCTCGGGCAGTCCGGCGTCGAGGCGGAGCCGACCGCCGTCCTCGACGCGCTCTGGGACCTGCTCTGGGCCGGACATCTCACGAACGACACTCTCGCCCCGATGCGCTCGCTTCTCGGCGCGGGCAAGACGGCGCATCGCGCCAAGCGTCCGACACCCCGCGGCCGCTATGCGTCGCTGCGGCTGTCCGCGCCCTTGCCCTCGGCGGAGCAGGCACTGACCACGGTCCAAGCCGCTCGGTCGGTGGGCCGCTGGTCCCGCACGCGCAGGCTCGGAACCGGGGCGGCGCCGAGTGCCGCGGCGGCCCCGGCGGAACTGACTCCGGCTCAAGTCGCCCAGGTCGCCCAGCTCCAAGCCGAGGTGCTGCTGGACCGCTACGGCCTGGTCACCCGCGGCTCCGTGGCCGCCGAGCGCGGCGGCTCGGGCGCGCTCGGCAACTTCTCGGCGGCTTATCGCGTGCTGTCCGCGTTCGAAGAAGTGGGCCGCGTCCGCCGGGGCTACTTCGTGGACGGTCTCGGCGCCGCGCAGTTCGCGGCCGATGGCGTCGTCGACCGGCTGCGTACGGAGCCGAAGCACGTCGCCGGTCTCGGGCCGGACGGGCGCGAATCAGCGTTCGACTGTGTCGCGCCCGGCGCCGACCCGCTCGCGGACGCCGATGCCTGGAGCAACGGCACCAGCGTCTATCCGTATCCGTCACCGGGCCCGAACGGAAGCCACGGCTACGGTGGCGGACCGGGCCAGGGGACCGGGAGAGCGAAGGATCGCCCGGAAACCCTCGTGCTCGCCGCGACGGATCCGGCCAACGCTTACGGCGCTGCTGTCGACTGGCCGCAGCGGCCGGAGGTGGAGTCCGGCCGCGCGGGCCATCGGCCGGGCCGGAAGGCGGGAGCCTTGGTGGTGCTGCACGAGGGCGACCTCGTCTGGTACGTCGAGCGAGGCGGGCGAACCGTCCTGACGTTCCAACGGAGCCGCGAGCTCCTGGAGGCCGGAGCCCAGGCGCTGGCGACGACGGTCAAGACCGGCCGGGTCGGTGCCTTGACCATCGGCGCGATCGACGGCGTACCGGTGCTGTCCGAAGGCGGCGTCGGCTCGGCCGGATCCAACGCGCCGGGACCGGCCGCTCTGCTCAAGGCCGGCTTCACGCTGACGCCGCAAGGCCTACGGCTCAGGGGGTGA